In Fortiea contorta PCC 7126, one genomic interval encodes:
- a CDS encoding ArsR/SmtB family transcription factor, with the protein MNKHKKKQDLDLIPSSDTPKCDTYLVHLDNVRSSQAQILPTDKAQQMAEIFSVLADTNRIRLLSALASSELCVCDLAALTKMSESAVCHQLRLLKAMRLVSYRREGRNVYYSLADSHVINLYRSLVENLN; encoded by the coding sequence ATGAATAAGCACAAGAAAAAGCAGGACTTAGACTTAATTCCCAGTTCTGACACCCCTAAGTGTGATACTTATCTGGTGCATCTAGATAATGTACGCTCATCTCAGGCGCAAATTTTACCGACAGATAAAGCACAACAAATGGCAGAAATTTTTAGTGTGTTAGCAGATACAAACCGTATACGCCTCCTATCAGCTTTGGCTTCTAGTGAGTTGTGTGTTTGCGATCTAGCTGCATTAACCAAAATGAGTGAATCAGCAGTTTGCCATCAGCTGCGGTTATTGAAAGCTATGCGTTTAGTTAGCTATCGTCGAGAAGGTCGGAATGTTTATTATAGTTTGGCTGACAGTCACGTTATTAACTTATATCGCTCTTTAGTGGAAAATTTAAATTAA